From one Acidobacteriota bacterium genomic stretch:
- a CDS encoding transporter has product MRMKTTTLGHALILTAAVALMAAPPASAQGSTEDLAKQLANPIASLISVPLQLNWDQDIGPVDDGEKLLLNIQPVIPITLNSKWNVISRTIVPLVHQDEIFPGAGSQTGFSDVVQSVFFSPKDPTDSGWIWGAGPVFLFPTGTDELLTTDQWGIGPTGVALKQDGPWTYGALANQMWSIAGSDDRPNLNATFFQPFLSYTTPTAWTYTIQSETTYDWEDAGLAVPVNLLATKVVKLGNQLASVGGGVRYWVDSTANGPEGFAFRVMFTLLYPK; this is encoded by the coding sequence ATGAGGATGAAAACCACGACCCTTGGCCACGCCCTGATTCTTACGGCCGCCGTCGCTCTGATGGCGGCTCCACCCGCCAGTGCGCAGGGCAGCACGGAGGACCTCGCCAAGCAGCTCGCCAACCCGATCGCGAGCCTGATCAGCGTGCCGCTGCAGCTCAACTGGGACCAGGATATCGGGCCGGTCGACGACGGAGAGAAGCTGCTGCTGAATATTCAGCCGGTCATCCCGATCACGTTGAACAGCAAGTGGAACGTGATCAGCCGGACCATCGTCCCGCTGGTTCACCAGGACGAGATTTTCCCGGGCGCCGGCAGTCAGACGGGCTTCAGTGACGTCGTCCAGAGCGTGTTCTTCTCGCCCAAGGACCCGACCGACAGCGGCTGGATCTGGGGGGCGGGGCCCGTTTTTCTGTTCCCCACCGGAACCGACGAGCTGCTGACCACCGACCAGTGGGGCATCGGCCCGACCGGCGTGGCGCTGAAACAGGACGGGCCGTGGACTTACGGCGCGCTGGCCAACCAGATGTGGTCGATCGCCGGCAGCGACGACCGACCCAACCTGAATGCGACCTTTTTTCAGCCCTTCCTCTCCTACACGACGCCGACCGCCTGGACGTACACCATCCAATCGGAAACGACCTATGACTGGGAGGATGCCGGCCTGGCGGTGCCGGTCAACTTGTTGGCCACAAAGGTCGTCAAGCTCGGCAATCAGCTCGCCAGCGTCGGCGGCGGCGTCCGCTACTGGGTGGACAGCACCGCCAACGGACCGGAAGGCTTCGCGTTCCGGGTCATGTTCACCTTGCTGTATCCGAAATGA
- a CDS encoding amidohydrolase: protein MSTQARVGITLALVCAVVSCAGPTVDDDKATPEAGPYKLRQTIFYGGDILTMAGDKPQYAEAVVQREGKIVFVGSKDEAIQRFKGKADEIDLAGKTMLPGFIDAHSHVVQQALKFSVVNLDPYPIGDVRTIADIQRKLRDRIEKTRPEPGTWVFGWGYDDTGVEEQRHPTREDLDAASTDHPILLMHISGHLMAANSSALEAAGITEETPDPEGGKIRRSPGGNEPNGVLEETAMAAMFGAIPAPSPERALDMLVHGLSKYAEAGITTAQEGAALPPMLKLLEQGYASGMLPIDIVSYPLYVMADEAFLAEVAASCREYGRYRMGGIKLVLDGSIQGYTAYFSEPYHVQPESGAEVEGDRCSSDAGVKMVLGVDDSSAAIQAHTEQPVNRGFRGYASMTLDQVVTYLRMADDAGVQVLAHTNGDAATDILLEAVGQVRGDRPRPDLRTVIIHAQTMREDQLDAAAAQGLVPSFFPIHVEFWGDRHRDIFLGPERAARIDPARSALDRGMRMTLHHDAPVAGIDILNVVSSAVNRRTSSGKLLGPEQAITPYEALRAVTAGAAWQYFEENRKGTIEEGKLADFVILDKNPLKVDPEALRDLKVIETIKEGETVYSYSR, encoded by the coding sequence ATGAGCACACAGGCACGTGTCGGAATCACTCTCGCTCTGGTCTGCGCGGTCGTCAGCTGCGCCGGTCCGACGGTGGACGACGACAAGGCCACACCCGAGGCGGGGCCCTACAAGCTCCGCCAGACGATCTTCTACGGCGGCGACATCCTCACCATGGCCGGCGACAAGCCGCAGTACGCCGAGGCCGTCGTCCAGCGCGAGGGGAAGATCGTCTTCGTCGGAAGCAAGGATGAGGCCATTCAGAGATTCAAGGGCAAGGCGGACGAGATCGACCTTGCGGGAAAGACCATGCTGCCCGGGTTCATCGATGCCCACTCGCACGTCGTACAACAGGCTCTGAAGTTCTCGGTGGTCAACCTCGATCCCTATCCCATAGGCGATGTTCGGACGATCGCCGACATCCAGCGAAAGCTGCGCGACCGGATCGAAAAAACCCGGCCCGAGCCGGGAACGTGGGTCTTTGGCTGGGGCTACGACGACACCGGGGTCGAGGAGCAACGCCATCCGACCCGGGAGGACCTGGATGCTGCGTCCACGGATCACCCCATCCTGCTGATGCACATCAGCGGCCACCTGATGGCCGCTAACAGCAGTGCGCTCGAGGCCGCCGGCATCACGGAGGAAACACCGGACCCCGAAGGCGGGAAGATCCGGCGCTCACCGGGCGGCAACGAACCCAACGGCGTTCTGGAGGAGACCGCCATGGCGGCGATGTTCGGCGCCATCCCCGCCCCGTCGCCGGAACGAGCGCTCGATATGCTCGTCCACGGCCTGTCGAAGTACGCCGAAGCTGGGATCACGACCGCCCAGGAGGGAGCGGCCTTGCCGCCGATGCTGAAGCTCCTCGAGCAAGGTTACGCATCGGGCATGCTGCCCATCGACATCGTCTCCTATCCGCTGTACGTGATGGCCGACGAGGCATTTCTCGCCGAGGTGGCGGCGTCGTGCCGGGAGTATGGCCGATACCGTATGGGCGGCATCAAGCTCGTCCTCGACGGCTCGATTCAGGGCTACACCGCATACTTCAGCGAGCCCTACCACGTCCAGCCCGAGAGCGGCGCGGAGGTGGAGGGAGACCGCTGCAGCTCCGACGCGGGCGTCAAGATGGTACTGGGCGTTGATGATTCCTCTGCAGCGATCCAAGCGCACACTGAGCAACCGGTGAACCGCGGTTTTCGCGGCTACGCCAGCATGACCCTCGACCAGGTGGTGACCTACCTGAGGATGGCTGATGATGCCGGCGTCCAGGTCCTGGCCCACACCAACGGCGACGCCGCCACCGACATTCTGCTCGAGGCCGTCGGGCAGGTCCGTGGCGACCGGCCCCGGCCCGACCTGAGGACCGTGATCATTCACGCCCAGACAATGCGTGAGGACCAGCTCGACGCAGCCGCCGCCCAGGGGCTGGTACCGTCGTTCTTCCCGATCCACGTCGAGTTCTGGGGCGACCGGCACCGCGACATCTTCCTCGGCCCCGAGAGGGCTGCGCGCATCGATCCGGCGCGATCGGCCCTCGATCGAGGGATGAGGATGACTCTCCACCACGACGCCCCGGTCGCCGGGATCGACATCCTCAACGTCGTGTCGTCGGCGGTCAACCGCCGCACCTCGAGTGGCAAGCTGCTCGGCCCGGAGCAGGCGATCACGCCGTACGAGGCGCTGCGAGCGGTCACTGCGGGCGCGGCCTGGCAGTACTTCGAGGAGAACCGCAAGGGGACCATCGAGGAGGGTAAGCTGGCGGACTTCGTGATCCTCGACAAGAATCCGTTGAAGGTGGACCCGGAGGCGCTGCGGGATCTCAAGGTCATCGAGACGATCAAAGAGGGCGAAACGGTGTACAGTTACAGCCGCTGA